ACATCAAATCCTCAAAAACTATTCTCAAGTACCTTTGTTCAATATTTCTTCCCCTATCTGAAGAAATCAGAGTATACTATGGGTCTCGATTACAAAGTCTTCACCAGCAGACGTTCCGGCGTCAGTCGGACCACACCGGCTGGCCATGATCATCTCAAGTGGGTGCCGACTACTTCGACCTTGATATTTGGCCAGAGAGATGCAGTCCTGGTTGATACCCAATTAACCAAGGATGCTGCGAAAGACTTGGTAGACTGGGTAGTAGGCACCGGGAAAAACCTTACGACAATATATATCACCCATGCCCATGGAGATCATTTCTACGGTACCGGTGCCATTCTTGAAAAGTTTCCGGACGCAAAGGTTGTGGCTACGCCGGAGACTGTGTCCGGGATGGCTAAGGCTATATCCCCGGAAGGCCTGGACTCATTTTGGAGAAATCTTTTCCCTGGGCAGATCCCAGACAAGCTGGTGATCGCCACTCCGCTCGAACAAGACCACTTCATGCTGGAAAATGAGCGATTGGAAGTGGTCAGGTTGGGGCATACGGATACAGATGATACAACAGCTCTCTGGGTGCCTGCAATCGGCTTGGTTGTTGCGGGCGACGCAGTCTACAACAACACTCACCCATACTTGGGAGAATCGAAATCCCAAGAGGCCAGATCGCGATGGGTGGCATCGCTCGATAAGATTGCAGCCCTTCAACCAAGAATTGTCGTCGGAGGCCATAGTGATCCATCTAAAGAATTCTCTGCGGATGCCGTCCAAGCGACCAAGGATTATTTGAATGACTTTGCGCGACTGGATGAGCAAACATCCACCACTGAGGAATTATATGCGCAAATGATGGAACTTCACCCTACTAGATTGAATATCGGCTCCCTATGGGGAGGTGCATCACTCGTGAAGAGATGATCTATGTGTGATCTCAATGTTGTTTGAGTTACTAGTGGCCTGGTATTTGCACCGTGATAGCGTGAGCTTAGCATGACTAAAAgcatattataaaatcttgaGACAATCTATACGAAAAATATACTAGTGGTACTCTCGTTTGCCTTGTTTATTTGATTGTTTTACACTTGTCCAACCATACTCAACAGACAGATCGAGGTTTCCCAGAACGACTTGAGGCATTTCAGTGTTATGGAATACATAGTGTCTTCAGAGGTCCAGACTGACGAGGATGTATATACAGTCGAACTAGTCACAAGCTACTCCGTAAGGTAAGGCCCCCAAGGCGACGGTTCGTTTTCACGGAACCacctcttctcatcctcagACCCAGTAGGAGGGATTCTGAAACCATTGACGTGGACGAATTCGCGCTCAAGCTCCTCGCCGTTGACCTCCCAGTTGTAGCCTTCGTCTGCAATAAACGGCTTCAAAGTCTCATGTACTTTATGCATGAAACGAGTTCGCATAGGGCTCTCGCCCGGAGGAAAGTGTCTTGCAATATGGCTGAATGTAAGCCTAACAAAAGGCTTCGTTCCTTCCCCGGACTTCTCAAACACATCGTGTCAGTAACTAGATTATCGCTGGGTTCCTCGCGAACTTACGCAAGAAATTCCGGCTCGGTACATGGTCGCGGGTGGCATCTCAATAAATAGGACAACCACATAAAATGCAGGCAACCCAACGtcagtatatatagaagTTATTGCCTTTGACAAGTTCTCCCTCTGATCGGGACTTGTGAAGGTCCCGGTTGGATGGTATATTCTCCAATCCGGCATCTTGTGTAGGGGACTTATGcaagggaaagggagtgTGTGCCTCGAAGATGTCACCAATGTAATTGACAGAGCAACTTCAAATAACATATACTGGTGCTTCGTTAGTATCAGAGATTCCTACTACGTTGTAATATAAGTTTTGTCCATGCAGGGGGAGGTAAGCATATTTTGCCAATGATTACTGATCAATGCCGAGATTTGCTTCGACATACATACTAAAGTGTATACGAGCTAGTACGAATGATTATCAGCACTGACTAACTATCGTGTCCAAACTCCGAACATCTCTCGCTCGGCTAAGATCATTAATCTTCATTCAACGTCAAGGTGGATCCCGATTGATTAGTCGTTCCGGCCGACCCAATGGAACACCCTGGATTTCCACTGACTGACTCAAGATATCTAAAACAGCCTAAACTGCATTAAATTGTCTACATTGAGTATCGCGACAAATGATAGATCCCCATTGAACTCCGGTATGCAGAGCATCTCGGTGGCTCACGTTCTGGTGACGTAATTTCCTAGCGCAGTCAACAGGTTATTGTCATACGGCGGCCTACAATAGGGTTCAGGGCCAGTAGGTATCAAGTTGGAACACTCGGTGATCGGCTCCTTCCATGCCGCTTATGAATCACCGTCTCCAACGTCTATTGACGATCTGAAACCGACTGATCGGCTTCCAGTCGTGGCGTACCATGGACGGGCCACGACGGCGTGGAGACACCATGCGGAATGAACTTGGCATGCGTGGGTATTGAATATGGAGAAGTTTGTCAACGAAGTTCCCTAGTCTAGGTTTTCAGTCATTTCGGGTTATAGCCCGCTTGCCACTCGAGTGAGTTGTGGTTATGATTCAAGGACCATTAGTTTTGTGTTTGGAAGGTGTCTCAGTATCCAAGAATCCGCATTAGTGCCTTGACGGTCTGAATATGCCGGGTTGGCcatctattcttctttttacaTGATTAGAAAGCTCAATGAAAGCGTTACTATACTTTTGAGCCCTTCATTAAATATCAGTTCTACTAAATGATACAATCAAGTCCGTACCGACAGGCAAAACTTGTGCCAACAGAAAAACTGATAAATAAGGAAAAATGAACCACATAAACTAGGTAACGAAATGAGTAACATTCGGTTCGCGATAAATACATATGCTATCCGCTAACTCGTGATGTCTGTCAGGTGGCTGAGGGAACTTCACCAGACAGATGGGCACCAGCACAGCCCCAACCCAAGACCATAGGATTAAACCTATTAGGATACTTCGCAATCATAGCAGAGTACAATTCGCTTACGGTCTGAGGTTTCTGTTCTAACAAACCCGTGAAGTCTCTAATATACTTTTTGGTTGCTTCCAGATGCCATATGCCATCCATTTCATCCGCGTTCCGGTGACCGGGCACCACATAGACGGGATTAAGTGCCTCAACCTTCTCAACCGCTCTGATCCATTCTTCTCGCTTCTCTGGGGTGTTCGCTTCGAAAAGCATCTGGTGAACATCGCCATATACCACATCTCCACAGACGGCCAACCGCAGGTCTGGGACCCACAGTACAGTTGAGTCAAATGTGTCGGAATGGCCGCACTCAATTGCCTCGAAAACCCATCGGCCTTCTAGTAAGAACTTATTATTGCTTGGGAGAGCTTCCGGTAGCCGGTGCTGGGTAGAAAGTTGATCTCCCGGGAAAAACGCAAGCCACGCCGAGAACCCCTCCTCGGAGATTTGCTGCTCGATATGACGGACAGTCGCCTTGGTTGCCACTGCTTTCGCTTCTGGAAAGTGCTGCAACAGCAACGGGAGGCCAAGGAAGTGGTCCGCATGGCCGTGTGTGATATAGATATAGGAAAGCTTTCGTCCTGGTGCAGTTTTTTCGATCCATTTGATCAAGTCTCTGTTCTGGTTGATCGTGATCGCAGTATCAACAAGAACAGCTTCATTCTCCGAGTAAATCAGAGTGCAAGTTTCGGGAGACCGTGTAGTATTCTGCCGATGTGACACATGGTCGACACAAGGGATTGGCGGCACCGTATGAACAGACACTCTTAGGCCAGACATGATGTTCCAGTATTACCTCCGAGGAGTCAAAGATACGATCAGAAGAGATGGATTGATGGGCCTGAGCAAGGGATCAGGAGCATTTGGATCTTATGCCGTACTTGGCTCCTATTATTTCTGTTCAACATCCGCTCTTCTGACCCCACCTCGGCCTCGGACTGAAACATTCATCAACAAAATATTATCTCTGTCAAGATGCAATAGAATGCGATCTTCCGGCCCCCGAATGAACCAGACCCCCACCAACTATGATCATCTCAACAACCCGCCGGACCCATCAACTCAACCTCAAGATGAGACGGGCTTGGTGGGTCAGGTCTTACTAGTCAAGTGGCGCAAGTCTCGGAACCTTTAAAAACGATCACTAATCTTTCCGTTATCCAAACCGATTCAATATGTACAGGTTCTTGGCAGTCCACCTGTTTACGCAGATCTTACTCTGTATACCAGCGATAGTCTACAAACTGGGGACGACGGAAAAGACTACAGCGTTAATATGATCTCTAGGTATGCGGTAGTTTCGCGCAACGTCTTGCAGGTGGCCGATTATGGTGAAATTTTTGAGTTATGTCTCTAACCTACTTAGAGATACCCGTCAAGATAATTGCCGGCGGAATGTACAAGGTCACCACCGACCTTGCAGAGATTGTTCTTAGAGAATGAATAGGTGTCACAATGTTGTAGAACGAGAAATTCTGAAATTTGGACTAATTATTCTATGCAGGCGCCAACAATCCTGTGCTGAGAGATATACAATCGTGGCCGACAACTTTAGACTTAGTATAGGAGTAACGGTACAAATCTAAGACAACATAACAGACATTACACCCAATCCCACTATGGGTTTATACCCAGCAAGTAGCTAGATAACAGGTAATATGTTCACAGTTGTAATAATCTGAGCTAAATAACTGTAGAACGAAACGACTGACTGCAGCTTGCCTGACGACAGACCTTGCCATGCCAAACAACCGAAGGTAAAGAGAGCAATCTATCAAGCCTTTTCTTGAAATAGCTTGCAACTGTGACTAATGTTTCAGCCACAGAGCCAGGCTAAGCGCCTTCCCAAGCGACCGGCTTGTTTTCCTTCGCCCAaatcttctccgcatcacTCCCAAACGGAGGAGGAACTAATCCATTGACCCGCCATAGCCTCCTTTCGGTCTCATCGACATGAAATTCCCAATCGTAACCTCTATCGGCAATATGAGGCTTCAAAGCTTTGTCAATCGCGTCGCAtgtagatttataaatttgGTCGTCATTTTCGAGTCGAACGGCGATGTGGTCAGCAATAATACGAATAAACGGTTTCTCCGTTCTGATTTCAGCGCCGACCCAGGTATCTCCGGGGGGAAGTTTCATAAAGTTGATGACCACATAGAATGCAGGAAGCCCAATTCCGGTGTATATCTTGGTGATGTCTTCTGTCAAAGCTTTCTTGGAAGCGGTGTCCTCGAAGGTGCCGGAGGGGTGAAAAATTTGCCAAAAGGGCATTTTgagtatgtagtagtaagcCAGAAATTTGAGTAGAGTCTCCAGATAGAAAATGAGCAGGGCCAGGAAGAGGATTGACACAGAGGTAAGACTGCGACGACTTTGCCGTCCAACGTTACCTTATAAATGTAGCTGGGCCCATCTCAAGCTAAAATTCCTTTCCCCATAATACCAGACATTGTTTCTTACATGGATCAATGAATACCTGAAGGCATGCCCCCACATACAGCTGGTAGTCCCCTCGGCTTTTCTTGATACTTCAGAATGACGATCATGCTGGACAGTGGGTATTTGGATGCCAATACGGCCTCGGAAGGAGCTCGGAGAAATTCATAGATACGATGAGCGCCGTATGGATAGTTAAATCGTTGTCGGATAGATCAGTAATCAAATAAGTGTCCTGATTAGATAGATAGGCCGATACTAACTGCGAGAGGCAGACAGTCGTTAGCCGGCATCTCTATTCACCCCCTTGTATTACTCACAGCGCTATACCAGGGTTCGTTCTTTGGCTGCCTCCGGTCCGAGATCTTTCCAGCGAGACTAGCCCATGCATGAATAGCTCTGGATAGcttctcccctttctctGAAATATATGTATTGGAAAACAGAATTTAGGTGAAAATCGACTCAAACAAAGTTTTTTCACAATGCCTATCCGCGATGTTGCATTCGAAACGTCTGACCACCTCACACTTCGAGGTTGGGTCTTCACTCCCAGCTCCTTCGATGGAAAGCTTCCGTGTGTGGTAATGGCGCACGGCTTTGCAGCCCATAAAGAATTCAACCTAGGTAGCTTTGCGGAGTATTTCACTTCGAACCTGCCAGTCGCTGTACTTGCCTATGATCATCGTTGTACCGGTGCCAGTGATGGAGAACCAAGACGAGAAATCATCCCTGCTTTACAAATAAGCGACTATTCCGATGCTATCACTTTTGCACAATCTCTACCAGAGGTTGCCGCCCACAAAATTGCTATCTGGGGAAGTTCATACAGTGGAGGTCACGTTCTCACAGTTGGAGCGGTTGATCGTCGAGTCAAAGCTGTTATTAGCCAAGTGTAAGTCTAACCTATAATCCTACGTCTTATCTGGTCCTGTCTGACCTTCATGCGTGCGCATTAGCCCCCTAACCAGTGGATGGGATACGTTCCATCGCATAAACAGAGCTGACTCGATTCCGAGACTCAACAAGTTATTCGAAAACGGTCAGTTTCCTATCCCTTTAATGGATACAATGCTAGTGAGAAAAAGCCTGTCCTGCTGACGAGCTTGAAATCGGGGCCGTAGATCGCCTTGCTCGCGCAAGAGGTGAAGAGCCGGCTCGGGTGCCCGTGGTAGACAAAGATCCTCACGCCTTTTCCGTTCTTCCTTCAGAGGACAGCTATATCGGCTACAGCTCAGGAATACCATTAGGGTGGGTAAATGATGTGACACTTAAGAGGTATGTGGCACAATTTGCTTCTGAGTAACTGGAGTGTAGGGAATGGGTCTAACCATAAAAAAGCCTCGAGGCATTCCGAGCATACGAACCTTCGGCGCTTATTGAACGTATCAGCCCTACTCCGTTGCTAATGATTGTGATGGATAATGATGTTGTCACACCTACCGACCTTGCGCTTGGTGCTTTCGCAAGAGCAAAGGAACCCAAGCAATTACATATTCTGCCGGGAGGTCATTTCGACCCATATAATGGGCAACTCTTCGATGAAAATGCCCCGGTACAGGCTAGGTTTCTACAGAATCATCTCCTAAAGTAGGAGAACAGCTGAACTATTCTGATCATCTGCTGGTTATCTGGTACGTTTGCTATTTGGACTGTGTGTATCGTCAAACAGCTACTACTGGAAGATATGTAAGCCGTTTCAGGCACCTGACCTCACAATAAAGGCCTGTTTGTACAAGATAGCAACTTTCCTATCCCTTCTTGACGGATGTCTATGCTCACCTGACCGGACCGAGAAATCGAGCACAGTTCTGGAAGATATCATGGTTTGTGGGGGCGGCTTGCGGGAAGCCGTTTCATCTCCGCTTCCACAACTCTTTCCATCCCAGTACAAAGCTTCTCGTTGTGTGGGTCTATAAAAAAAGTCCAAGGATTCCAGTTACCTACCCAAAGCCATTAAAATACTTGTTCCAGGATCAGGCTGTTTGGAAGAGATTACTCTCCTCAATCACCATCCCTGCCTCCATATTTTTCAGGATCAACAATACGTGCCTTGACCCGGGTGTTAATTGCATCCATATCCCGACACTGTACTTCAGAGCTCCATGAAGCATGTAGTCCCACCTGTCGCTCCTTAGGGGTCTTTTGTAGGTAGTCCTCCATATACCGCTCTGTGCCGTCATCGTCAATATACGTATAGTTGGGATCCCACCAGTAGATTAACGAGATGTCACCATGACACAAAATAGCCTGGCTAATGGCATCAAAGCAATGATCTGCGTTAAAATTAGTTGGGTATGACGAGGGAACAATATGGGCAGCATGATGATACGAACTCTTATGTATCTCAACCTGCTCCGCAGACATATTTGGGCAGAAATTAGCCAAGAGAAGACAAGCTCTGCTAAGGCCTTATTGTCCCCGCCGAACCCTTTGTGCGCCCCGCATGGATATCCGGCCGACGCACACTCCAAGGGGCCTGAACCTTCTCTCGTCCACCCTTTTGATATCGAGGTCCTTGTCTCATACCTCAATTTAAATAAGTTAGCTATTGGATTCTTTATGTTTCTGCCCGGAGCGGACTCTCTGGACGTTCCGATCTGCCCACTGACAATAGGTGGGTCGAAATTGGTCGAGTAGTTCAAGTACTAGGGTCGGAGGCACGGCCTGGCCCTTGCCTCGGTCGGAGATAACTAGTACGGAGTCAGTTAATTTGGCCACTTTCAAGCAAAGAAACTTTTCTCGTAATTACCATAGTCAAGGAAATTATAGGTTGGATTATATTGTCTTTCGATAACACTACGTGGTGTATTCATCAAATTGGTTAACCACTAGCGAGAGCCACACAAGCCGGTCGAAGGACTTCATAGACCGCTTAACTGCCCGAGGTACCCACATGGCCACTTTTTCCTAATGTAAAATTCTTGGCCAAAGGGTACTATGTCATCTCCTTGAAATATTCGAAAATCTACATTCAATGGCTCAAAATCCAGCTCCAACGCTCGTAGTCTGTCACGAGTAGTAGGGTCTGGTGCCAGTATTTTCGCGCGTACGCCGTCTGCAGATGTTGACGGGTCTTGC
The window above is part of the Aspergillus luchuensis IFO 4308 DNA, chromosome 8, nearly complete sequence genome. Proteins encoded here:
- a CDS encoding MBL fold metallo-hydrolase (COG:S;~EggNog:ENOG410PNYW;~InterPro:IPR001279,IPR036866;~PFAM:PF00753) yields the protein MSGLRVSVHTVPPIPCVDHVSHRQNTTRSPETCTLIYSENEAVLVDTAITINQNRDLIKWIEKTAPGRKLSYIYITHGHADHFLGLPLLLQHFPEAKAVATKATVRHIEQQISEEGFSAWLAFFPGDQLSTQHRLPEALPSNNKFLLEGRWVFEAIECGHSDTFDSTVLWVPDLRLAVCGDVVYGDVHQMLFEANTPEKREEWIRAVEKVEALNPVYVVPGHRNADEMDGIWHLEATKKYIRDFTGLLEQKPQTVSELYSAMIAKYPNRFNPMVLGWGCAGAHLSGEVPSAT
- a CDS encoding uncharacterized protein (COG:S;~EggNog:ENOG410PQAI;~InterPro:IPR028116,IPR014347); this translates as MHKVHETLKPFIADEGYNWEVNGEELEREFVHVNGFRIPPTGSEDEKRWFRENEPSPWGPYLTE
- a CDS encoding tautomerase family protein (COG:S;~EggNog:ENOG410PQAI;~InterPro:IPR028116,IPR014347;~PFAM:PF14832) translates to MPFWQIFHPSGTFEDTASKKALTEDITKIYTGIGLPAFYVVINFMKLPPGDTWVGAEIRTEKPFIRIIADHIAVRLENDDQIYKSTCDAIDKALKPHIADRGYDWEFHVDETERRLWRVNGLVPPPFGSDAEKIWAKENKPVAWEGA
- a CDS encoding alpha/beta hydrolase (COG:O;~EggNog:ENOG410Q2DE;~InterPro:IPR000073,IPR029058;~PFAM:PF12697,PF12146), translating into MPIRDVAFETSDHLTLRGWVFTPSSFDGKLPCVVMAHGFAAHKEFNLGSFAEYFTSNLPVAVLAYDHRCTGASDGEPRREIIPALQISDYSDAITFAQSLPEVAAHKIAIWGSSYSGGHVLTVGAVDRRVKAVISQVPLTSGWDTFHRINRADSIPRLNKLFENACPADELEIGAVDRLARARGEEPARVPVVDKDPHAFSVLPSEDSYIGYSSGIPLGWVNDVTLKSLEAFRAYEPSALIERISPTPLLMIVMDNDVVTPTDLALGAFARAKEPKQLHILPGGHFDPYNGQLFDENAPVQARFLQNHLLK
- a CDS encoding uncharacterized protein (COG:S;~EggNog:ENOG410PRC3;~InterPro:IPR021765;~go_process: GO:0043386 - mycotoxin biosynthetic process [Evidence IEA]) yields the protein MSAEQVEIHKNHCFDAISQAILCHGDISLIYWWDPNYTYIDDDGTERYMEDYLQKTPKERQVGLHASWSSEVQCRDMDAINTRVKARIVDPEKYGGRDGD
- a CDS encoding MBL fold metallo-hydrolase (COG:S;~EggNog:ENOG410PV3K;~InterPro:IPR001279,IPR036866;~PFAM:PF00753); the protein is MGLDYKVFTSRRSGVSRTTPAGHDHLKWVPTTSTLIFGQRDAVLVDTQLTKDAAKDLVDWVVGTGKNLTTIYITHAHGDHFYGTGAILEKFPDAKVVATPETVSGMAKAISPEGLDSFWRNLFPGQIPDKLVIATPLEQDHFMLENERLEVVRLGHTDTDDTTALWVPAIGLVVAGDAVYNNTHPYLGESKSQEARSRWVASLDKIAALQPRIVVGGHSDPSKEFSADAVQATKDYLNDFARLDEQTSTTEELYAQMMELHPTRLNIGSLWGGASLVKR